The proteins below are encoded in one region of Brevundimonas fontaquae:
- a CDS encoding Mrp/NBP35 family ATP-binding protein, whose translation MVERTAVIAALDAVIDPVSGQGLVAAGLVQGLVVAEDRAGFALEVDRTQAAAYAPVRDAAEAALKAIPGMARVSVILTAETKPVAAPRTASLSKAAVDQGRAKAPLPTDRPAHVRRVLAVASGKGGVGKSTVAVNLAAALSARGLSVGILDADVYGPSLPTMLGISGQPAYEDGAIVPHIAHGLKAMSVGLLTKMDDAMIWRGPMASQAITQMLTQTRWGTADAPLDVLVVDLPPGTGDVQLTLIQKTPLDGAVIVSTPQEVALADARRAHTLFQRVNVSTLGLIENMSGPVFGEGGGKAEAERLSIPFLGALPLDAALREGGDAGRPPVATDPQGDIARRFAEIAARVSAALGI comes from the coding sequence TTGGTCGAACGCACCGCCGTCATCGCTGCCCTCGACGCCGTCATCGATCCGGTTTCCGGCCAGGGGTTGGTCGCCGCTGGTCTGGTTCAGGGTCTGGTCGTGGCCGAGGATCGCGCGGGGTTTGCTCTGGAAGTCGATCGCACCCAAGCCGCCGCATATGCCCCGGTCCGTGATGCGGCGGAGGCTGCGCTAAAGGCCATTCCCGGCATGGCGCGCGTTTCGGTCATTCTAACCGCCGAGACCAAGCCGGTTGCTGCGCCGCGCACGGCGAGCCTATCAAAGGCGGCGGTCGATCAGGGCCGCGCCAAGGCGCCCCTCCCGACCGATCGTCCGGCCCATGTTCGCCGCGTCTTGGCCGTCGCCAGCGGCAAGGGCGGGGTCGGCAAGTCCACCGTCGCCGTAAATTTGGCCGCTGCACTTTCGGCGCGCGGGCTTTCGGTCGGCATTCTCGACGCCGATGTGTATGGGCCGTCGCTGCCGACCATGCTGGGCATCAGCGGTCAGCCCGCCTACGAGGACGGCGCCATCGTGCCGCACATCGCCCACGGGCTGAAAGCCATGTCGGTCGGCCTTCTGACCAAGATGGATGACGCCATGATCTGGCGTGGACCCATGGCGTCGCAGGCCATCACGCAGATGCTGACCCAGACGCGTTGGGGGACAGCTGATGCGCCCCTGGACGTGCTGGTGGTCGATCTGCCGCCAGGCACGGGCGACGTGCAGCTGACCCTGATCCAGAAGACGCCGCTGGATGGAGCGGTGATCGTTTCGACGCCGCAGGAAGTCGCTCTGGCCGATGCGCGACGCGCCCACACCTTGTTCCAACGCGTCAATGTCTCGACGTTGGGCCTGATCGAGAACATGAGCGGTCCGGTGTTTGGTGAAGGCGGGGGGAAGGCCGAGGCCGAGCGCCTATCCATCCCGTTCTTGGGCGCCTTGCCGCTCGACGCCGCCTTGCGGGAGGGCGGCGATGCCGGGCGACCGCCTGTCGCAACCGACCCGCAGGGCGATATCGCCCGCCGCTTCGCCGAAATAGCCGCGCGAGTCTCTGCGGCGCTCGGGATTTAG
- the miaA gene encoding tRNA (adenosine(37)-N6)-dimethylallyltransferase MiaA yields the protein MARETGAVIINADSQQLYADLRILTARPSAEDEAQADHRLYGVADAADAWSVGRWSRAVMASLDDLREQGRPAILVGGTGLYFISLTRGLADIPAVPSAVRDQVEADYAALGEPGFRQRLSQIDAEAAQAIEHGDRQRLVRAMSVFIASGRALSAWKADTQPLLAPGSWTGWVREPERQQLYANCDQRVDLMIYQGAIAEVQALVDRGLNPALPAMKAVGVRELAAYLSDDLARDDAIAALKQATRNYAKRQLTWFRNQTPDWRRA from the coding sequence ATGGCGCGCGAAACGGGCGCGGTGATCATCAATGCCGACAGCCAACAGCTCTACGCCGACCTGCGTATCCTGACGGCCCGCCCCTCGGCGGAGGATGAAGCCCAGGCCGACCATCGACTGTATGGCGTCGCGGACGCGGCCGACGCCTGGTCGGTCGGACGCTGGAGCCGCGCGGTGATGGCGTCGCTCGACGACCTTCGTGAACAGGGTCGCCCGGCCATTCTGGTGGGCGGGACAGGCCTTTACTTCATTAGCCTGACACGAGGCTTGGCCGACATTCCAGCGGTGCCGAGCGCGGTGCGCGATCAGGTGGAAGCCGACTATGCCGCGCTGGGCGAGCCGGGTTTCCGCCAGCGCCTGAGCCAGATCGATGCCGAGGCGGCGCAGGCCATCGAACACGGAGACCGCCAGCGACTGGTGCGGGCCATGAGCGTCTTCATCGCCAGCGGCCGCGCGTTGAGCGCCTGGAAGGCCGACACTCAACCCTTGTTGGCGCCGGGTTCATGGACCGGATGGGTCAGGGAGCCCGAGCGTCAGCAACTCTATGCAAACTGCGACCAGCGCGTGGACCTGATGATCTATCAGGGCGCCATAGCCGAAGTCCAAGCCCTAGTGGACCGCGGATTGAACCCCGCCCTGCCCGCCATGAAGGCGGTCGGGGTCAGAGAACTGGCCGCCTACCTGTCCGACGATCTGGCCCGCGACGACGCGATCGCCGCCCTTAAACAAGCTACCCGCAACTACGCCAAACGTCAGTTGACGTGGTTTCGAAACCAGACGCCGGACTGGCGCCGCGCCTGA
- a CDS encoding SspB family protein, with the protein MSDQAPPVDEMRYEQLAQEALRGVMRAALERVLAEGLPGAHHFYITFKTRAVGVSVAPDILAKYPEEMTVVLQHQYDDLRVEPERFSVKLRFGGMPKSLVIPYSAITRFYDPSVQFLLQFEDPQLLDEVEDEPTPPQDMPPISDGPKVVSLDQFRKK; encoded by the coding sequence ATGAGCGACCAGGCCCCTCCGGTCGATGAGATGCGGTACGAACAGCTGGCGCAGGAAGCCCTGCGCGGCGTCATGCGCGCCGCGCTGGAACGCGTGCTGGCCGAGGGCCTGCCCGGCGCCCACCACTTCTACATCACCTTCAAGACACGGGCCGTCGGCGTCAGCGTGGCCCCTGACATTCTGGCGAAATATCCAGAAGAGATGACGGTCGTTCTGCAGCACCAGTATGACGATCTGCGCGTCGAGCCTGAGCGTTTCTCGGTCAAGTTGCGCTTCGGCGGCATGCCCAAGAGCCTGGTCATCCCCTATTCCGCGATCACGCGCTTCTACGATCCCAGCGTCCAATTCCTGCTGCAGTTCGAAGACCCGCAGCTTCTGGACGAGGTCGAAGACGAGCCGACCCCGCCCCAGGACATGCCGCCGATTTCGGACGGCCCCAAGGTCGTTTCGCTGGACCAGTTCCGCAAGAAATAG
- a CDS encoding RusA family crossover junction endodeoxyribonuclease, with amino-acid sequence MTAGWIGTGKVRAREDGDAVEIVIDGLTTQAKYYKPLVYEFMRKEWRGARPSWGDHVVEIRMEHVGEPPWMDLDNLAKALLDSIKGYLFHDDAQVARLLVERREGERERILIRSYPRKD; translated from the coding sequence ATGACCGCCGGCTGGATCGGGACCGGCAAGGTCAGGGCGCGCGAGGATGGCGATGCGGTCGAGATCGTTATCGACGGCCTCACGACCCAGGCCAAATACTACAAGCCGCTGGTCTATGAGTTCATGCGCAAGGAATGGCGCGGAGCCAGGCCATCATGGGGCGACCATGTCGTCGAAATCCGCATGGAGCATGTCGGCGAGCCGCCGTGGATGGACCTCGACAACCTGGCCAAGGCCTTGCTCGACTCCATCAAGGGTTATCTGTTCCACGACGACGCCCAGGTCGCGCGGCTGCTGGTCGAAAGACGCGAAGGCGAAAGAGAGCGGATCCTGATCCGCTCCTATCCGCGCAAGGACTGA
- the fumC gene encoding class II fumarate hydratase, producing MSNVRTETDTFGPIEVAADRYWGAQAQRSLGNFKIGWEKQPLPVVRALGIVKRAAAETNRDLGKLDPALADAIIKAANEVIDGKLNDHFPLVVWQTGSGTQSNMNANEVISNRAIEILGGEMGSKKPVHPNDHVNMSQSSNDTYPTAMHVACAEQVVNDLIPALKHLHAALDAKAKAWGHIIKIGRTHTQDATPLTLGQEFGGYAQQVENGIKRIEQTLPALMELAQGGTAVGTGLNAPIGFAEKVAAQIAEITGLPFTTAPNKFEALAAHDAMVFSHGAINTVAASLFKIANDIRFLGSGPRSGLGELALPENEPGSSIMPGKVNPTQCEALTQVCVQVFGNNAALTFAGSQGHFELNVYNPVMAYNFLQSVRLVADAAISFTDNCVVGIEAREDNIARGLNNSLMLVTALNGKLGYDLCAKIAKTAHKNGTTLREEAVGGGYLTDAEFDEAVRPEKMISPG from the coding sequence ATGAGCAACGTCCGCACAGAGACCGACACCTTCGGCCCGATCGAAGTCGCCGCCGATCGCTACTGGGGCGCTCAGGCGCAGCGGTCGCTGGGCAACTTCAAGATCGGTTGGGAAAAGCAGCCCCTGCCTGTCGTGCGCGCCTTGGGCATCGTCAAGCGTGCGGCCGCCGAGACCAATCGTGACCTCGGCAAGCTGGACCCAGCCCTGGCCGACGCCATCATCAAAGCCGCCAACGAGGTCATCGACGGAAAGCTGAACGACCACTTCCCGCTCGTGGTTTGGCAGACGGGCTCCGGCACCCAGTCGAACATGAACGCCAATGAGGTGATCTCGAACCGCGCCATCGAGATTCTAGGCGGCGAGATGGGCTCCAAGAAGCCTGTCCACCCCAACGACCACGTCAACATGAGCCAGTCGTCCAACGACACCTATCCCACGGCCATGCACGTCGCCTGCGCCGAACAGGTGGTCAACGACCTGATCCCGGCCTTGAAACATCTGCACGCTGCGCTGGACGCCAAGGCCAAGGCCTGGGGCCACATCATCAAGATCGGCCGCACCCATACCCAAGACGCCACGCCTCTGACGCTGGGCCAGGAGTTCGGCGGCTATGCGCAACAGGTCGAGAACGGCATCAAGCGCATCGAGCAGACACTGCCGGCCCTGATGGAATTGGCGCAGGGCGGCACCGCCGTCGGCACCGGCCTGAACGCGCCCATCGGCTTCGCCGAAAAGGTTGCGGCCCAGATCGCTGAGATCACCGGTCTTCCCTTCACCACGGCCCCGAACAAGTTCGAGGCCCTGGCCGCCCACGACGCCATGGTCTTCAGCCACGGCGCCATCAATACGGTCGCCGCCAGCCTGTTCAAGATCGCCAACGACATCCGGTTCCTGGGGTCCGGTCCGCGTTCGGGTCTGGGCGAACTGGCGCTGCCGGAAAACGAGCCGGGCTCGTCGATCATGCCGGGCAAGGTCAATCCGACCCAATGCGAGGCCCTGACACAAGTCTGCGTCCAGGTGTTTGGCAACAACGCCGCCCTGACCTTCGCCGGGTCGCAAGGCCATTTCGAGCTGAACGTCTACAATCCCGTGATGGCCTACAACTTCCTGCAGTCGGTGCGCCTGGTCGCCGACGCGGCCATCAGCTTCACCGACAACTGCGTCGTCGGCATCGAGGCGCGCGAGGATAATATTGCGCGCGGCCTGAACAACTCGCTGATGCTAGTCACCGCTCTGAACGGCAAACTCGGCTATGACCTGTGCGCCAAGATCGCCAAGACCGCGCACAAGAACGGCACAACGTTGCGCGAAGAGGCTGTCGGCGGCGGCTATCTCACGGACGCGGAGTTCGATGAAGCCGTTCGGCCGGAGAAGATGATCTCGCCGGGCTAA
- a CDS encoding YccF domain-containing protein: MMRLILNILWLIFGGWISGLVWLLGGAILALTVVGLPWTFAAWRIASYSFWPFGREIVWQDTHPVAGCVGVVLNVIWFVVAGWYIALTHLIIAVAEFVSIIGIPFALKDLELAKLALAPVGRTIREKA, encoded by the coding sequence TTGATGCGCCTGATCCTGAATATCCTCTGGCTCATCTTCGGCGGCTGGATTTCCGGCCTTGTGTGGCTGCTGGGCGGCGCGATTCTGGCGCTGACCGTCGTCGGCCTGCCGTGGACGTTCGCGGCGTGGCGCATCGCCAGCTATTCGTTCTGGCCCTTCGGCCGCGAGATCGTGTGGCAGGACACGCATCCCGTCGCTGGCTGTGTCGGCGTCGTGTTGAACGTGATCTGGTTCGTCGTGGCCGGCTGGTACATCGCCCTGACGCATTTGATCATCGCCGTGGCGGAGTTCGTCTCCATCATCGGCATTCCGTTCGCGCTGAAGGACCTCGAATTGGCCAAGCTGGCGCTGGCGCCGGTCGGACGCACCATTCGCGAGAAGGCCTGA
- a CDS encoding DUF2171 domain-containing protein, translating to MVDVSLIKEHLEVVGSDGGHVGRVDHVLGDQIELAKLDFAGGFKHHMIPVSWVERVDDKHVHLSLTQDDAKARWTEKPH from the coding sequence ATGGTCGACGTTTCGCTCATCAAGGAACACCTCGAAGTCGTAGGCTCGGACGGCGGTCACGTGGGCCGGGTCGATCACGTCCTGGGCGACCAGATCGAACTGGCGAAGCTGGATTTCGCCGGCGGCTTCAAGCACCACATGATCCCGGTGAGCTGGGTCGAACGGGTTGACGACAAACACGTCCATCTGAGCCTGACGCAAGACGACGCCAAGGCGCGCTGGACCGAGAAGCCGCACTAA
- a CDS encoding patatin-like phospholipase family protein: MRRIGSGLFGVLMALALSACGTLDRPTGPLRITDGTLVKAEDPRIRASDGARLQAFTQEIGQRLRPDKPTSILALSGGGANGAYGAGLLVGWTEQGDRPAFDVVTGVSTGALAAPFAFLGSDWDDELQHAYTSGAASNLLSWRSFAAFLNPSLFSSQVLRNLVDENVTPELMQAVAREHAKGRRLLVATTDLDSEETVIWDMGLLATQGDDNARELFKEVLVASASIPGVFPPVLIAGLQDDDKVVLEMHVDGGVNTPFLAIPEDLMLWTRPKDEGRVGALYVIVNGQVGRNDGVTPGRLSGILARTYDSMSKASLRIHLAVTAAFARRNGLNMALSAIPDNVAASSLKFDQETMTAMFELGRQRGRGADAWTRLGERPADQPFIPQTTISESQVPAVLAPEPSAKPPADAPPAEKPKG, from the coding sequence ATGCGGCGGATTGGATCAGGTCTGTTCGGCGTCCTCATGGCCTTGGCCCTGTCGGCGTGTGGAACCCTGGATCGCCCGACTGGACCCCTGCGGATCACCGACGGCACGCTCGTCAAGGCCGAAGACCCTCGCATCCGCGCCAGCGACGGCGCGCGCCTGCAGGCCTTCACCCAGGAAATCGGTCAGCGGCTTCGACCCGACAAACCAACCTCGATCCTGGCGCTGTCCGGCGGCGGCGCAAACGGAGCCTACGGCGCCGGGCTGCTGGTCGGTTGGACCGAACAGGGCGATCGCCCTGCGTTCGACGTGGTCACCGGCGTCAGCACGGGGGCGCTTGCCGCTCCGTTCGCCTTTCTTGGATCGGATTGGGACGACGAACTTCAGCACGCCTACACCAGCGGCGCCGCCAGCAATCTGCTGAGCTGGCGCAGTTTCGCCGCCTTCCTGAACCCGAGCCTGTTCTCGTCGCAGGTCCTACGCAATCTGGTGGACGAGAACGTCACCCCTGAACTGATGCAGGCTGTCGCGCGCGAACACGCCAAGGGCCGACGCCTGCTGGTGGCGACGACCGATCTGGACAGCGAGGAAACCGTCATCTGGGACATGGGCCTTCTGGCGACCCAGGGCGACGACAATGCCCGCGAGCTGTTCAAGGAGGTGCTGGTCGCCTCAGCCAGCATTCCCGGCGTCTTTCCCCCGGTTCTGATCGCCGGGCTTCAGGACGACGATAAGGTGGTACTGGAAATGCACGTCGACGGCGGCGTCAACACGCCGTTCCTGGCCATCCCTGAGGACCTGATGCTCTGGACCCGCCCAAAGGACGAAGGCCGCGTCGGCGCCCTCTACGTGATCGTCAACGGTCAGGTCGGTCGCAACGACGGGGTCACGCCCGGCCGCCTGTCGGGGATCCTGGCGCGGACCTATGACAGCATGAGCAAAGCGTCGCTCCGCATCCATTTGGCGGTGACGGCGGCGTTCGCGCGGCGCAATGGGCTGAACATGGCGCTATCGGCCATTCCAGACAATGTCGCCGCCTCCAGCCTGAAGTTCGATCAAGAGACCATGACGGCCATGTTCGAACTGGGTCGCCAGCGCGGACGCGGCGCCGATGCCTGGACCCGGCTGGGCGAGCGCCCGGCGGACCAGCCCTTCATCCCCCAGACGACGATCTCGGAGTCTCAGGTGCCGGCTGTGCTGGCGCCCGAGCCCTCGGCCAAACCTCCGGCCGATGCGCCCCCCGCCGAAAAGCCCAAGGGGTAG
- a CDS encoding DUF4169 family protein, producing the protein MGEIINLNRARKTRARADDKALAAANRLAHGRSKAEKTLSALERHRADKQLDGQKLEPKNDD; encoded by the coding sequence ATGGGCGAGATCATCAATCTGAACCGGGCGCGAAAGACCCGCGCCAGGGCCGACGACAAAGCGTTGGCCGCCGCCAACCGCTTGGCCCATGGACGCTCCAAGGCCGAGAAGACCCTGTCCGCTCTTGAGCGTCATCGCGCCGATAAGCAGTTGGACGGTCAGAAGCTGGAGCCGAAAAACGACGACTGA
- a CDS encoding DMT family transporter gives MSRPSAIVAIAICALIWGTTWYAITLQLGPVDSIVSIVWRFGLASAVLFAFCAVTRRPLRLTRSQHLAAIGQGAFVFAVSYGFVYAAEGQVASAVVAVIFAALAFVNLILFRLLGGQKAAPAAWIGAILGVMGVGVLSYGQITAAGAGLNPGLGVLFALTAVLASALGNWFAWKGQQAGAPVMAATSWAMAYGTAMLALYGMATGVTWRIEPTPDYVLSLLYLSLFGSVIAFGLYFTIARQRGYALASYISALTPPIAMLVSVLFEGARFGWSALIGLALVLAGQVMLIRAPKA, from the coding sequence TTGAGCCGCCCCTCTGCGATCGTCGCGATCGCCATCTGCGCCCTGATCTGGGGCACGACCTGGTATGCGATCACCCTGCAGCTGGGGCCGGTTGATTCCATCGTCTCCATCGTCTGGCGGTTTGGTCTGGCGTCGGCGGTGCTGTTCGCCTTCTGCGCCGTGACGCGACGGCCGCTGCGTCTGACGCGCAGCCAGCATCTGGCCGCCATCGGACAGGGCGCCTTCGTCTTCGCGGTCAGCTATGGCTTCGTCTATGCCGCGGAAGGGCAGGTGGCGTCGGCTGTGGTCGCGGTGATCTTCGCCGCCCTGGCCTTTGTGAACCTGATCCTGTTTCGGCTGCTTGGCGGCCAGAAGGCGGCGCCAGCGGCGTGGATCGGCGCAATACTGGGCGTCATGGGCGTCGGGGTCTTGTCCTACGGCCAGATCACGGCGGCGGGCGCCGGCCTCAATCCGGGGCTGGGCGTCCTCTTCGCCCTGACCGCCGTATTGGCTTCGGCGCTCGGCAACTGGTTCGCCTGGAAGGGACAGCAGGCGGGCGCGCCGGTGATGGCCGCCACGTCCTGGGCGATGGCTTATGGCACAGCCATGTTGGCGCTGTACGGCATGGCGACCGGCGTGACGTGGCGGATTGAGCCGACGCCGGACTATGTCCTGTCGCTGCTTTATCTCTCGCTGTTCGGGTCGGTGATCGCGTTCGGCTTGTACTTCACCATCGCGCGCCAACGCGGCTATGCCCTGGCCAGCTACATCTCGGCTTTGACGCCGCCCATCGCCATGCTGGTGTCTGTGCTCTTCGAGGGGGCGCGTTTCGGCTGGAGCGCCCTGATCGGACTGGCGCTCGTGCTGGCGGGGCAGGTCATGCTCATCCGCGCGCCCAAGGCCTGA
- a CDS encoding YbaY family lipoprotein: MRNAPLILPATLVLAACAATPDMTTGTTVVNVTATYRERIMLPPGHVLTVRVEDVSLADAPAKVLAETREPLSGAPPYRVTLGFPTSQIDPRHSYAARAEIRDAAGALVFVTDTRHAVLTNGAPASTEIVLKSAR, encoded by the coding sequence ATGCGAAACGCCCCCCTCATCCTGCCCGCCACTCTGGTTTTGGCTGCCTGCGCCGCCACGCCGGACATGACGACCGGAACGACAGTCGTAAACGTGACCGCCACCTATCGCGAACGGATCATGCTGCCGCCCGGCCATGTCCTGACCGTTAGGGTTGAGGACGTCAGTCTGGCCGACGCTCCCGCCAAGGTTCTCGCCGAGACGCGAGAGCCGCTGAGCGGCGCCCCGCCCTATCGCGTCACCCTTGGCTTTCCCACGTCTCAGATCGATCCGCGCCACAGCTATGCTGCGCGCGCCGAAATCCGAGACGCGGCCGGCGCTCTGGTCTTCGTCACAGACACCCGCCACGCGGTCCTGACGAACGGCGCGCCGGCCTCGACCGAGATCGTGCTGAAGTCGGCGCGTTGA
- a CDS encoding ribbon-helix-helix domain-containing protein produces the protein MSSLSKRSVALAGHATSVALEPEFWAVLDRIAAARSLSKAQLLAEIDAGRGRRPLASACRLLALDWVADHGRPA, from the coding sequence TTGAGCAGCCTCAGCAAACGTTCGGTCGCGCTCGCCGGCCATGCAACGTCGGTGGCGCTGGAGCCCGAATTCTGGGCCGTGCTGGACCGGATCGCGGCTGCCCGCAGCCTCAGCAAGGCGCAGCTTCTGGCTGAAATCGACGCCGGTCGCGGCCGACGCCCCCTCGCCTCCGCCTGTCGCCTGCTGGCGCTGGACTGGGTGGCGGATCATGGAAGACCGGCGTAG
- a CDS encoding SIMPL domain-containing protein has translation MSDNRLLPAAVVGGLLAVGFIGAGALIGQGVIHARAGDRTVTVRGLSERNVKADLAVLPLRFTASGDVLSEVQTKIDSDLALVRRFLTAQGYPAQAIELGRLEVADTRSREYAAQNGGPRFILAQTVIVRTNDVARVQATTRLLNDLVRQDVVLQDFQGPSYIFTNLNDVRPQMIAEGTAAARTGAEQFAKDSGTPLGSIRQATQGSFEILPRDGAAGDEAASIDKKIRVVTTITYSLK, from the coding sequence ATGTCCGACAATCGTCTGCTTCCAGCCGCCGTGGTCGGCGGTCTTCTGGCTGTCGGCTTCATCGGCGCCGGCGCCCTTATCGGTCAGGGCGTCATTCACGCGCGCGCCGGCGACCGCACCGTGACGGTGCGCGGCCTGTCCGAACGCAATGTAAAAGCGGACCTCGCCGTCCTGCCGCTACGCTTCACGGCCTCGGGCGATGTCCTTTCGGAAGTTCAAACCAAGATCGACAGCGATCTGGCGCTGGTCCGCCGCTTCCTCACCGCCCAGGGCTACCCTGCCCAGGCCATCGAATTGGGCCGGTTGGAGGTGGCCGACACCCGGTCGCGAGAATACGCCGCCCAGAACGGCGGTCCACGCTTCATCCTGGCTCAGACGGTGATCGTGCGGACCAACGATGTCGCCCGAGTTCAGGCAACGACGCGACTGCTCAACGATCTGGTGCGTCAGGACGTGGTGCTGCAGGACTTCCAGGGTCCGTCCTATATCTTCACCAATTTGAACGACGTGCGCCCGCAAATGATCGCCGAGGGCACAGCGGCGGCGCGCACCGGGGCGGAACAGTTCGCCAAGGACAGCGGAACGCCCTTGGGCTCGATCCGTCAGGCCACCCAGGGCTCGTTCGAAATCCTGCCGCGCGATGGCGCAGCCGGCGACGAAGCCGCCTCCATCGACAAGAAGATCCGGGTCGTTACGACCATCACCTATAGTCTGAAGTAG